A region of Mesorhizobium sp. AR02 DNA encodes the following proteins:
- a CDS encoding E3 binding domain-containing protein: protein MNAAIAQTRRLAVSPYARRLARERSLPLEALRGSGPGGRILAADVHAFIPVVALVLASDVVAHAAAPSIVAFRIAAFTTSVALGALQDLLAALQSSGNVFAIDDVLLRAAGRAFAEIPDAAKVGGASVALELASRQTVFAMIPEMSLTSLRAMRLAALVDSRDETETPADLSLRLLSASDVRPVMMPLLAGRAMRLTVSLNMPGDHAECLLTVDAASVDEATAAAWLAALKSAIEHPLRLFI from the coding sequence ATGAATGCAGCCATTGCACAGACAAGGCGTCTTGCGGTTTCCCCTTATGCCCGCCGCCTGGCGCGCGAGCGTTCGCTGCCGCTCGAGGCGCTTCGCGGCAGCGGCCCTGGTGGGCGCATCCTGGCCGCCGATGTGCATGCCTTCATTCCAGTCGTCGCGCTGGTCCTTGCGTCTGATGTCGTCGCCCATGCGGCGGCGCCTTCCATCGTTGCGTTCCGGATCGCCGCCTTTACGACGTCCGTTGCTCTCGGCGCGCTGCAAGACCTGCTGGCGGCGCTTCAGAGTTCGGGAAATGTGTTCGCCATCGACGACGTGCTGCTGCGCGCTGCCGGTCGAGCATTTGCCGAGATACCGGACGCCGCCAAGGTTGGTGGCGCTTCCGTGGCGCTGGAGCTGGCGAGCCGGCAAACCGTGTTCGCCATGATCCCGGAAATGTCCCTGACATCGCTGCGCGCAATGCGGCTTGCGGCATTGGTCGACAGCCGTGATGAGACGGAAACCCCGGCGGACCTGTCCCTGCGGCTGCTGTCGGCGAGCGACGTCCGGCCGGTGATGATGCCGCTCCTTGCCGGCCGCGCCATGCGCCTCACCGTCTCGCTCAATATGCCGGGCGACCATGCCGAATGCCTGCTGACGGTGGATGCGGCAAGCGTTGATGAGGCCACCGCTGCCGCGTGGCTCGCCGCCCTGAAATCGGCGATCGAGCACCCGCTTCGGCTCTTTATCTGA
- a CDS encoding GntR family transcriptional regulator encodes MDHPTIDSLPRRTLGRANGPLYRQLADILREPIGNGTFPVGGELPKEATIAEHFGVSLITVRQALRDLEADGLIRKRSAKPAVVAARSPSVNLSWKFKNFADMAAFTKDAELTVKSYRKEVSPVLQRHFGMGKDEAGYCLRSVLSIGEQRKAQITTYFPPDIGARLKREDFSDVLIFRSVQKHLGLRLDVAHVTVRAEIADEAVAADLGITLGSPVLTVEMLYQSADQRSIEFSVARHPADIFSITYDAPNDLS; translated from the coding sequence ATGGACCATCCCACCATCGACAGTCTTCCCAGGCGTACACTTGGCCGCGCCAACGGCCCGCTCTATCGCCAGCTCGCCGATATATTGCGCGAGCCGATCGGCAACGGCACCTTCCCCGTCGGCGGCGAGCTGCCGAAGGAAGCGACCATTGCCGAGCATTTCGGCGTCAGCCTGATCACGGTTCGCCAGGCGCTGCGCGACCTCGAGGCCGATGGCCTGATCCGGAAGCGCTCGGCCAAGCCGGCCGTGGTCGCGGCGCGCAGCCCGTCGGTCAATCTGAGCTGGAAGTTCAAGAATTTCGCCGACATGGCGGCCTTCACCAAGGACGCTGAACTGACGGTGAAATCCTATCGCAAGGAGGTTTCGCCCGTGCTCCAGCGCCATTTCGGCATGGGCAAGGACGAGGCCGGCTATTGCCTGCGCAGCGTGCTGTCGATCGGCGAGCAGAGGAAGGCGCAGATCACCACCTATTTCCCGCCCGACATCGGCGCGCGCCTGAAGCGGGAAGACTTTTCCGACGTGCTGATCTTTCGCTCGGTGCAGAAACATCTCGGCCTGCGGCTCGACGTGGCGCATGTCACAGTGCGCGCCGAGATCGCCGACGAGGCTGTTGCCGCCGACCTCGGCATCACACTCGGCAGTCCGGTGCTGACAGTTGAAATGCTCTATCAGTCGGCGGACCAGCGCAGCATCGAATTCTCCGTTGCCCGCCACCCCGCCGATATTTTCAGCATCACCTACGACGCGCCCAACGACCTGTCCTGA
- a CDS encoding C-terminal binding protein gives MKILCANWQAADEAELERQHYPDIEFILARSTNDKAAALDPTICETVDAVINYSPTHNVAAAPSAFPKARIAVRSGVGFDNIDTAGWGARKIPACNVPDYGTTEVADHAIGLMLALTRGTSAYGAELSGHGAEGWHFSKAPLVRRHKGATFGIVGLGRIGLATARRAAAFDMKVVFYDPHLLTGVDLSTGYERVHSLAELMGRADVVSVHTPLSEETRNLLGAAAFAAAKPGIVLVNTARGPIVDLDALEAAMRRGTVAGAGLDVLPNEPNDLDHPLLAAWRAREPWIANRLIVTPHAAFYSPASMRDLRLKSIEVVHAYLAEGRLTNCVNSEFLK, from the coding sequence ATGAAGATCCTGTGCGCCAACTGGCAAGCCGCCGACGAGGCCGAACTCGAGCGGCAGCATTATCCTGACATCGAGTTCATCCTCGCCCGCTCGACCAATGATAAGGCCGCAGCACTCGATCCGACCATCTGTGAGACGGTCGATGCCGTCATCAATTATTCGCCGACCCACAATGTCGCGGCGGCTCCATCGGCCTTTCCAAAGGCCAGGATCGCCGTGCGCTCCGGCGTCGGCTTCGACAATATCGACACGGCAGGCTGGGGCGCGCGGAAAATTCCGGCCTGCAATGTGCCGGACTACGGCACCACCGAGGTCGCCGACCACGCCATCGGCCTGATGCTGGCGCTGACGCGCGGCACCTCGGCCTATGGCGCGGAACTTTCCGGCCACGGCGCCGAAGGCTGGCATTTTTCGAAAGCGCCGTTGGTGCGCAGGCACAAGGGCGCCACCTTCGGCATTGTCGGCCTCGGCCGCATTGGGCTGGCCACCGCGCGTCGTGCCGCTGCCTTCGACATGAAGGTGGTGTTTTACGACCCACATCTTCTGACCGGCGTCGATTTGTCGACCGGCTACGAGCGTGTCCATTCGCTGGCCGAGTTGATGGGGCGGGCTGACGTGGTCAGCGTCCACACGCCGCTGAGCGAAGAAACCCGCAACTTGCTCGGCGCGGCCGCCTTCGCCGCCGCCAAACCTGGTATTGTGCTGGTCAACACCGCGCGTGGTCCGATCGTCGATCTCGACGCACTGGAGGCGGCTATGCGCAGGGGCACGGTCGCCGGCGCCGGACTGGATGTGCTGCCGAACGAGCCCAACGATCTCGACCATCCGCTGCTGGCGGCATGGCGCGCTCGGGAGCCGTGGATCGCCAATCGCCTGATCGTTACCCCGCACGCCGCCTTCTACAGCCCGGCATCGATGCGCGACCTCCGGTTGAAATCGATCGAGGTCGTGCACGCCTACCTCGCCGAGGGCAGGCTCACCAACTGCGTGAATTCAGAGTTCCTGAAATGA
- a CDS encoding thiamine pyrophosphate-dependent enzyme produces the protein MSAARTREESRGAPNLPDRKILLDLFERMVLLRRFESIAQIACRKGETPGFLHLYIGEEATGVGVCAHLRPTDWVTSTHRGHGHALAKGANPGRVMAELFGKVDGICGGRGGTMHLYDRSVGLFGTNGIVAAGIGHAVGIGMSARQQGRDDIGVAFFGDGAANHGGFHEALNFAAVQRAPAVFICENNLYATATPLKSITLNPEIATKAASYGMPGVAVDGNDVFAVWLAMKEATERARSGKGPTLIEAKTYRTVGHHEGDPVIGTYRTQEELDAWVKRDPIDMFRKKLIEDYGIADAEALAAIEARIEKVVEDALAFARNSPEPDPATVRLHVFADPINPPAALQPRAVGETRTQGWLEAVRDGIAEEMRANPAILYFGEGTGERGGSFAHTRNLWQEFGAERMVDTPISEQGFTAAAVGASATGARTVSDLMFADFAFETAGQIFLQAAKLRYMTSGLMSAPMVVRVGAGALRSSGPHHSGIYHPVFAHMPGLIVCVPSTPADAKGLMKTALRAGDPVIMLEPKALFASKGEVPVGEHYVPFGVARIARAGTDITVVAAGQMVQRVLEAAETLAAEGVEAEVIDPRTIMPLDIDTIVASVRKTHRLLIVDEAWAMCGLGGEIAQAINELAFDELDAPPGRLHTAPTSHPFAPVLERAMLVDTARIVQGARDVIAGKPPVPDHWYTVGLKSAAPAKSVPAPVKPQPAVPAVAAPATAGDDEPITMPFGDLTVSEGTVIKWLKAVGDVVKEGELIAEIETDKAVVEIEAPISGTLSAIDQPVGAVVPMGGRIGGIRK, from the coding sequence ATCTGTTCGAGCGCATGGTGCTGTTGCGCCGCTTTGAAAGCATCGCCCAGATCGCCTGCCGCAAGGGCGAAACGCCCGGCTTCCTGCATCTCTATATCGGCGAGGAGGCGACCGGCGTCGGCGTCTGCGCGCATCTGAGGCCAACCGACTGGGTGACATCAACCCATCGCGGCCACGGCCATGCGCTGGCCAAGGGGGCCAATCCGGGCCGGGTGATGGCTGAACTGTTCGGCAAAGTTGACGGCATTTGCGGCGGCCGCGGCGGCACCATGCATCTCTACGACCGCTCGGTCGGCCTGTTCGGCACCAACGGTATTGTCGCCGCCGGTATCGGCCATGCCGTCGGCATCGGCATGAGCGCCCGCCAGCAGGGCCGCGACGATATCGGCGTCGCCTTCTTCGGCGATGGCGCTGCCAACCATGGCGGCTTCCACGAGGCGCTCAACTTCGCCGCCGTGCAGCGGGCGCCTGCGGTGTTCATCTGCGAGAACAACCTCTACGCTACCGCGACACCGCTCAAATCGATCACGCTCAACCCCGAGATCGCCACCAAGGCCGCGTCCTACGGCATGCCTGGGGTCGCGGTCGACGGCAACGACGTCTTCGCCGTGTGGCTGGCCATGAAGGAAGCGACCGAGCGCGCTCGTTCCGGCAAGGGACCGACGCTGATCGAGGCCAAGACCTATCGCACGGTCGGCCACCACGAAGGCGATCCGGTCATCGGCACGTATCGGACGCAAGAGGAACTCGACGCCTGGGTCAAGCGCGATCCAATCGACATGTTCCGCAAGAAGCTGATCGAGGACTACGGCATCGCCGATGCCGAAGCGCTCGCGGCAATAGAGGCGCGCATCGAGAAGGTGGTCGAGGACGCGCTGGCCTTCGCCCGCAACTCGCCCGAGCCCGATCCGGCCACGGTGCGCCTGCATGTCTTTGCCGATCCGATCAATCCGCCTGCCGCTTTGCAGCCGCGCGCCGTCGGCGAGACGCGCACGCAAGGCTGGCTCGAAGCGGTGCGCGATGGCATCGCCGAGGAGATGCGCGCCAATCCGGCGATCCTTTATTTCGGCGAGGGCACCGGCGAACGCGGCGGCAGTTTTGCTCACACCAGAAATCTCTGGCAGGAATTCGGTGCCGAACGCATGGTCGATACGCCGATCTCCGAACAAGGCTTTACCGCTGCCGCCGTTGGCGCCTCGGCCACCGGCGCCCGCACCGTTTCGGACTTGATGTTCGCCGACTTCGCTTTCGAAACCGCCGGGCAGATCTTTTTACAGGCGGCCAAGCTGCGCTACATGACCAGCGGCCTGATGAGCGCGCCGATGGTGGTGCGCGTCGGCGCCGGCGCGCTGCGCAGCTCCGGCCCGCATCATAGCGGCATCTATCACCCGGTCTTTGCCCACATGCCGGGCCTCATCGTCTGCGTGCCTTCGACCCCGGCCGATGCCAAGGGCTTGATGAAGACGGCGCTGAGGGCCGGCGATCCGGTCATCATGCTGGAACCCAAAGCGCTGTTCGCCTCCAAGGGCGAGGTGCCGGTGGGTGAGCACTATGTGCCGTTCGGCGTCGCCCGTATTGCGCGGGCCGGCACCGACATCACCGTCGTTGCCGCCGGCCAGATGGTGCAACGCGTGCTGGAAGCTGCAGAGACGCTGGCGGCCGAAGGTGTCGAAGCCGAGGTGATCGACCCACGCACGATCATGCCGCTCGACATCGACACCATCGTCGCCAGCGTACGGAAGACCCATCGCCTGCTCATCGTCGACGAGGCCTGGGCGATGTGCGGCCTTGGCGGTGAGATCGCGCAAGCCATCAACGAACTCGCCTTTGACGAGCTCGATGCCCCACCCGGAAGGCTGCATACCGCGCCGACCTCGCATCCCTTCGCACCAGTGCTGGAGCGCGCCATGCTGGTCGACACCGCCCGCATTGTCCAAGGCGCTCGCGATGTCATTGCCGGCAAGCCGCCGGTGCCGGATCACTGGTACACGGTCGGTCTGAAAAGTGCTGCGCCGGCTAAGTCTGTACCTGCTCCGGTGAAGCCGCAGCCCGCCGTGCCAGCAGTTGCCGCACCGGCTACTGCCGGCGACGACGAGCCGATAACGATGCCGTTTGGCGATCTCACCGTGAGCGAAGGCACCGTCATCAAATGGCTGAAGGCGGTTGGCGATGTGGTGAAGGAAGGTGAACTGATTGCCGAGATCGAGACCGACAAGGCCGTGGTCGAGATCGAGGCGCCCATCAGCGGCACACTCAGCGCCATCGATCAGCCGGTCGGTGCAGTGGTGCCGATGGGCGGCCGCATCGGCGGCATCAGGAAGTAA